One part of the Leclercia sp. LSNIH1 genome encodes these proteins:
- the livG gene encoding high-affinity branched-chain amino acid ABC transporter ATP-binding protein LivG produces the protein MSQPLLSANGLMMRFGGLLAVNNVSLDLHQKEIVSLIGPNGAGKTTVFNCLTGFYKPTGGTIMLRDQHLEGLPGQQIARMGVVRTFQHVRLFREMTVIENLLVAQHQQLKTGLFSGLLKTPAFRRAQDEALDRAATWLDRIGLLQHANRQASNLAYGDQRRLEIIRCMVTQPEILMLDEPAAGLNPKETKELDELIVELRNHHDTTILLIEHDMKLVMGISDRIYVVNQGTPLANGTPEEIRNNPDVIRAYLGEA, from the coding sequence ATGAGTCAGCCATTATTATCCGCTAACGGCCTGATGATGCGTTTTGGCGGCCTGCTGGCGGTCAACAATGTCTCTTTGGATCTGCATCAAAAAGAGATTGTGTCGCTGATCGGCCCGAACGGTGCCGGTAAGACCACGGTCTTTAACTGCCTGACCGGTTTCTACAAGCCGACGGGTGGCACTATCATGCTGCGCGACCAGCACCTGGAAGGGCTGCCGGGCCAGCAGATTGCCCGCATGGGCGTGGTGCGTACCTTCCAGCACGTGCGTCTGTTCCGCGAGATGACGGTAATTGAAAACCTGCTGGTAGCCCAGCATCAGCAGCTGAAAACCGGGCTCTTCTCCGGCCTGCTGAAAACCCCGGCGTTTCGCCGTGCCCAGGACGAAGCATTAGATCGCGCCGCCACCTGGCTCGATCGTATCGGCCTGCTTCAGCATGCCAACCGCCAGGCGAGCAACCTCGCTTACGGCGATCAGCGTCGTCTGGAGATTATCCGCTGCATGGTGACCCAGCCGGAGATCCTGATGCTCGACGAACCGGCGGCAGGGCTTAACCCGAAAGAGACCAAAGAGCTGGACGAACTGATTGTCGAGCTGCGTAACCATCACGACACCACCATCCTGCTGATTGAGCACGATATGAAGCTGGTGATGGGCATTTCGGATCGTATTTACGTGGTGAACCAGGGGACGCCGCTGGCGAACGGCACGCCGGAAGAGATCCGCAACAATCCGGACGTGATCCGCGCTTACCTGGGTGAGGCATAA
- a CDS encoding PTS lactose/cellobiose transporter subunit IIA — MPENYEGMITGLITHAGSCNSLAFAALQGAKRQDHDQVQRLLAGAKKVHQNRAEGRS; from the coding sequence ATGCCAGAAAATTACGAAGGAATGATTACGGGGCTGATTACCCATGCCGGCAGCTGCAACAGCCTGGCTTTCGCTGCGCTTCAGGGGGCGAAACGACAGGATCATGATCAGGTGCAGCGTCTGTTAGCCGGGGCGAAAAAGGTCCACCAGAACAGAGCGGAAGGCAGATCATGA
- a CDS encoding GntR family transcriptional regulator, protein MPKYLAIYKEIKKRILSGYYAQNSQLPEGKKFALLFDCSELTITKALDILVKEGLVVRKRGLGSFVKLPFNTSSINSHLKGTKARCDESGETITTRVIAFSAIPAPADVQEKLQLGGDEMVYSILRVRVINDVPAIIEKTFMPVNVIPGLNYANVADSIYSYITDALGYQIHSSHMMITASIADEQQSQLLQLAEPEVVIHVEQTAYLDNGKLFEYSVATHRYNRFKFATEFIKYN, encoded by the coding sequence ATGCCGAAGTATCTTGCAATATATAAAGAGATTAAAAAAAGAATACTTTCTGGCTATTACGCACAGAATAGCCAGCTGCCGGAAGGAAAGAAATTCGCACTGCTTTTTGATTGCAGCGAACTGACTATTACCAAGGCGCTGGATATTCTGGTTAAAGAGGGGCTGGTCGTCAGAAAAAGAGGTCTCGGCTCTTTTGTTAAATTACCGTTTAATACCTCGTCAATTAATAGCCATCTGAAGGGCACGAAAGCGCGCTGTGATGAATCAGGCGAGACAATAACAACGCGAGTAATTGCTTTTTCCGCCATTCCCGCCCCGGCCGACGTGCAGGAAAAGCTCCAGCTTGGCGGCGATGAGATGGTCTATTCGATCCTTCGCGTCAGGGTTATTAACGACGTGCCGGCCATTATCGAAAAAACCTTTATGCCGGTGAACGTTATTCCAGGCCTCAACTATGCCAACGTGGCGGACTCCATATATAGCTATATTACCGACGCGCTGGGTTATCAGATCCACAGCAGCCATATGATGATCACCGCCTCCATAGCTGATGAGCAGCAAAGCCAGCTATTGCAGCTGGCAGAGCCGGAGGTGGTTATTCACGTTGAGCAGACCGCCTATTTAGATAACGGTAAGCTGTTTGAATACTCGGTCGCCACTCACCGCTATAACCGGTTTAAATTCGCCACCGAGTTTATTAAATACAATTAA
- a CDS encoding DUF7916 family protein: MKRILNCRASDFQRQSEAEELVAAIRASEGRVVLAEVAAETPPLYPDVTNAELVAAFGADMVLLKGYNTATHVVAGAPVAGGIEQVKALTGRLVGVSLEVTPENDADNPRSLSRHALEQVQGADFLCLTGYDKPGVDRHSMLQAISLAKAHFPGFIMVAKFSARGLMAAAEYAEYAAAGAHAVVIPAPGTCQGSREGEVSAIVDAVHLAGALAITTISTSQEGADGATVSQIGLASKRCGSDIHSFGDAGCAGIADPEAIYRLSIAVRGKRHTWVRMASSIRR, encoded by the coding sequence ATGAAACGGATATTAAATTGTCGGGCATCCGATTTTCAGCGTCAGTCTGAAGCAGAAGAGTTAGTGGCGGCTATTCGCGCCTCTGAGGGGCGGGTCGTGCTCGCCGAAGTGGCGGCGGAAACCCCGCCACTCTACCCGGACGTCACCAATGCCGAGCTGGTGGCGGCGTTTGGTGCCGATATGGTTCTGCTCAAGGGATACAATACCGCCACCCATGTGGTCGCCGGAGCGCCCGTGGCGGGGGGAATTGAGCAGGTCAAAGCCCTTACCGGCAGGCTGGTGGGCGTCAGCCTTGAGGTGACGCCCGAAAACGACGCCGATAACCCGCGCAGCCTGTCGCGGCACGCGCTTGAACAGGTGCAGGGTGCGGATTTCCTCTGCCTGACCGGCTACGACAAGCCGGGGGTGGATCGGCACAGCATGCTTCAGGCGATAAGCCTTGCGAAGGCGCACTTCCCTGGCTTTATCATGGTGGCAAAGTTCAGCGCCCGGGGGCTGATGGCGGCGGCGGAATATGCGGAGTACGCGGCGGCGGGCGCCCACGCGGTAGTGATCCCCGCACCAGGAACCTGTCAGGGGAGCCGTGAGGGGGAGGTGAGCGCGATCGTTGATGCCGTACACCTGGCGGGTGCGCTGGCTATCACCACCATCAGTACCAGTCAGGAGGGGGCAGACGGCGCAACGGTGAGCCAGATTGGTCTTGCCAGCAAGCGCTGCGGCAGCGACATCCATAGCTTTGGGGATGCTGGCTGCGCGGGAATAGCCGACCCGGAAGCGATTTACCGCCTGTCGATTGCCGTAAGAGGAAAGAGGCACACCTGGGTTCGAATGGCCTCATCTATAAGGCGTTGA
- the livM gene encoding branched chain amino acid ABC transporter permease LivM: MKPMHFAMALLSAAMFFVLAAVFMGVQLELSGTKLVVDSASDIRWQWVFVGTAVVFFFQLLRPVFQKTLKSVSGPKFVLPAIDGSTVKQKLFLVALLVAAVAWPFVVSRGTVDIATLTMIYVILGLGLNVVVGLSGLLVLGYGGFYAIGAYTFALLNHYYGLGFWTCLPLAGLVSAAAGFLLGFPVLRLRGDYLAIVTLGFGEIVRILLLNNTEVTGGPNGISQIPKPTFFGLEFSRSAREGGWDTFSNFFGVKYDPSDRVIWLYLVALLLVVLTLFVINRLLRMPLGRAWEALREDEIACRSLGLNPTRIKLTAFTISAAFAGFAGTLFAARQGFVSPESFTFAESAFVLAIVVLGGMGSQFAVILAAILLVVSRELMRDFNEYSMLMLGGLMVLMMIWRPQGLLPMTRPQLKLKNGQTKGEQA; this comes from the coding sequence ATGAAACCGATGCATTTTGCTATGGCACTGCTCTCTGCGGCGATGTTCTTCGTGCTGGCGGCGGTCTTTATGGGCGTTCAGCTGGAGCTGAGCGGCACTAAGCTGGTGGTGGATTCCGCGTCGGATATCCGCTGGCAGTGGGTCTTTGTTGGCACCGCAGTGGTCTTCTTCTTCCAGCTGCTGCGTCCGGTTTTCCAGAAGACGTTGAAAAGCGTCTCCGGGCCGAAGTTCGTTCTGCCGGCTATCGACGGCTCAACCGTTAAACAGAAGCTGTTCCTCGTGGCGCTGCTGGTGGCGGCCGTGGCGTGGCCCTTCGTGGTTTCGCGTGGGACGGTGGATATCGCCACCCTGACCATGATTTACGTGATCCTCGGCCTCGGCCTGAACGTAGTGGTGGGGCTCTCTGGCCTGCTGGTATTGGGCTACGGCGGTTTCTATGCCATCGGCGCCTACACCTTCGCCCTGCTGAACCACTATTACGGTCTTGGCTTCTGGACCTGTCTGCCGCTGGCGGGGCTGGTCTCTGCTGCCGCCGGTTTCCTGCTCGGCTTCCCGGTGCTACGCCTGCGCGGTGACTATCTGGCGATTGTGACCTTAGGCTTCGGCGAAATCGTCCGTATCCTGCTGCTCAACAATACCGAAGTGACCGGCGGCCCGAACGGCATTAGCCAGATCCCGAAACCGACCTTCTTCGGCCTGGAGTTCAGCCGTTCCGCCCGTGAAGGCGGCTGGGACACCTTCAGCAACTTCTTCGGCGTGAAGTACGACCCGTCCGACCGCGTGATCTGGCTCTATCTGGTGGCGCTGCTGCTGGTGGTTCTCACCCTGTTCGTGATTAACCGCCTGCTGCGTATGCCGCTGGGGCGTGCATGGGAAGCGCTGCGTGAAGATGAGATCGCCTGCCGCTCCCTGGGCCTGAACCCGACCCGCATCAAGCTGACTGCCTTTACCATCAGCGCCGCGTTTGCCGGTTTTGCCGGAACGCTGTTTGCCGCGCGTCAGGGCTTCGTCAGCCCGGAGTCGTTCACCTTTGCGGAATCCGCCTTCGTGCTGGCGATTGTGGTGCTGGGTGGGATGGGCTCGCAGTTCGCGGTTATTCTTGCGGCGATCCTGCTGGTGGTCTCCCGTGAATTGATGCGCGACTTTAACGAATACAGCATGCTGATGCTGGGTGGTTTGATGGTGCTGATGATGATCTGGCGTCCGCAGGGTCTGCTGCCGATGACCCGTCCGCAGCTGAAGCTGAAGAACGGGCAGACAAAAGGAGAGCAGGCATGA
- the panM gene encoding aspartate 1-decarboxylase autocleavage activator PanM, which produces MKLTIVRLVTFSDQDLIDLGKIWPEYSPASLTVDDTHRIYAARFNERLLGAVRVTLSGTEGALDSLRVREVTRRRGVGQYLVEEVVRDNPSVASWWMADVGVEDRGVMAAFMQALGFVAQQDGWVHHGQE; this is translated from the coding sequence ATGAAACTGACTATCGTTCGTCTGGTGACCTTTAGCGACCAGGATCTTATCGATCTTGGCAAAATCTGGCCGGAATACTCCCCCGCCTCCCTCACCGTTGATGATACCCATCGAATTTATGCTGCGCGCTTTAACGAGCGGCTGTTAGGCGCGGTGCGCGTCACGCTGAGCGGGACGGAAGGCGCGCTGGACTCCCTGCGCGTGCGTGAAGTCACGCGTCGTCGCGGCGTAGGGCAATATCTGGTTGAAGAGGTGGTGCGCGATAACCCGAGCGTAGCCTCGTGGTGGATGGCGGACGTGGGCGTCGAAGACCGCGGCGTGATGGCGGCCTTTATGCAGGCGCTGGGGTTCGTGGCGCAGCAGGATGGATGGGTCCATCACGGGCAGGAATAA
- a CDS encoding oxidoreductase yields the protein MINCAFIGFGKSATRYHLPYVLIRNDKYRVKTIYDIVAKPEIESRPQYRGITFTRDVNEILTDDTIRLVVICTHPDSHYSWAKACIEHGKNVMVEKPFTTTLDEAKTLLALAKQHGVTVTPFQNRRFDSCFLTVQQVIKSGLLGDIVEIESHFDYFRPEAQPQVNHPFNGAFYGLGIHTLDQMLALFGRPRQVAYDIRSLRLKQNPDDTFEAQLYYDDLKAIIKTSHLVMTPYPRFIVHGTRGSFIQMQIDQQESYLKENIMPDHPTFCANNQPGIIEYLNEEQQTVKREVPAVRGDYGRVYDALYDTIMNGAANYVSEQDMLTNLEILEGGFSRATPFVIDLD from the coding sequence ATGATTAATTGCGCATTTATTGGCTTTGGTAAAAGTGCTACCCGCTACCATTTGCCCTACGTCCTGATCCGCAACGATAAATATCGTGTGAAAACGATTTACGATATTGTCGCTAAGCCGGAGATTGAGTCCCGGCCGCAATACCGCGGAATTACTTTTACCCGTGACGTTAACGAGATCCTTACGGATGACACCATCCGCCTGGTGGTTATCTGCACCCACCCGGACAGCCACTATTCCTGGGCAAAGGCCTGTATCGAGCACGGCAAAAACGTCATGGTCGAGAAGCCGTTCACCACCACGCTGGACGAGGCGAAGACGCTGCTGGCGCTGGCGAAGCAGCACGGCGTCACCGTCACGCCGTTTCAGAACCGCCGCTTCGACTCCTGTTTCCTGACCGTGCAGCAGGTAATTAAGAGCGGCCTGCTCGGGGATATCGTGGAAATTGAGAGCCACTTCGACTATTTCCGCCCCGAGGCGCAGCCGCAGGTTAACCACCCCTTCAACGGCGCATTTTATGGCCTTGGGATCCACACCCTTGACCAGATGCTGGCGCTGTTTGGCCGGCCGCGCCAGGTAGCCTATGACATCCGTAGCCTGCGGCTGAAGCAAAATCCCGACGATACCTTTGAAGCCCAGCTCTATTACGACGACCTGAAGGCGATCATTAAAACCAGCCATCTGGTGATGACGCCCTATCCGCGATTTATCGTTCACGGCACCCGCGGCTCCTTTATTCAGATGCAGATCGACCAGCAGGAGAGTTACCTGAAAGAGAATATCATGCCGGACCACCCGACATTTTGTGCCAATAACCAGCCGGGCATTATTGAATATCTGAATGAGGAGCAGCAGACGGTTAAGCGCGAGGTGCCTGCGGTGCGCGGCGATTATGGCCGGGTGTATGACGCGCTCTACGACACCATAATGAACGGTGCCGCCAATTACGTCAGCGAGCAGGATATGTTGACCAACCTGGAAATACTTGAGGGCGGTTTTAGTCGCGCCACGCCTTTCGTTATCGATTTGGATTAA
- the livK gene encoding high-affinity branched-chain amino acid ABC transporter substrate-binding protein LivK, translating into MKRNAKTLIAGMVALAVSQAAMAEDIKVAVVGALSGPVAQWGDMEFNGARQAIKDINAKGGIKGDKLVGVEYDDACDPKQAVAVANKIVNDGIQYVIGHLCSSSTQPASDIYEDEGILMITPGATNPELTQRGYQYIMRTAGLDSSQGPTAAKYILESVKPQRIAIIHDKQQYGEGLARSVQDGLKKGGANVVFFDGITAGEKDFSALLARLQKENIDFVYYGGYYPEMGQMLRQARAIGLKTQFMGPEGVGNASLSNIAGDAGEGMLVTMPKRYDQDPANSAIVNALKAEKKDASGPYVWITYAAVQSLATAMDRTGSKAPQDLIKDLKAHGANTVIGPLNWDEKGDLKGFEFGVFKWHADGSSSAAK; encoded by the coding sequence ATGAAAAGGAACGCGAAGACATTGATCGCGGGAATGGTTGCACTGGCAGTTTCGCAGGCGGCCATGGCGGAGGATATTAAAGTTGCTGTGGTAGGTGCGTTGTCCGGTCCGGTTGCCCAGTGGGGTGATATGGAGTTCAACGGCGCGCGCCAGGCAATTAAAGACATCAACGCCAAAGGCGGCATAAAAGGCGACAAACTGGTCGGTGTGGAATATGACGATGCCTGCGACCCGAAACAGGCCGTGGCCGTTGCCAACAAAATTGTGAACGATGGCATTCAGTATGTGATTGGCCATCTCTGCTCTTCCTCCACCCAGCCTGCCTCCGATATCTACGAGGATGAAGGCATTCTGATGATCACGCCGGGCGCCACTAACCCTGAGCTGACCCAGCGCGGCTATCAGTACATCATGCGTACCGCAGGGCTCGACTCTTCACAGGGGCCGACTGCGGCGAAGTACATTCTCGAGAGCGTGAAGCCGCAGCGTATTGCCATCATTCATGATAAGCAGCAGTACGGCGAAGGGCTGGCCCGCTCTGTACAGGATGGCCTGAAAAAAGGCGGCGCCAATGTGGTCTTCTTCGACGGCATCACTGCAGGCGAAAAAGACTTCTCCGCACTGCTGGCGCGTCTGCAAAAAGAGAACATCGATTTCGTCTACTACGGCGGCTACTACCCGGAAATGGGGCAGATGCTGCGCCAGGCGCGCGCTATCGGCCTGAAAACCCAGTTTATGGGGCCGGAAGGGGTAGGTAACGCCTCCCTGTCGAACATTGCAGGCGATGCGGGCGAAGGCATGCTGGTGACGATGCCAAAACGCTATGACCAGGATCCGGCGAACAGCGCTATCGTTAACGCCCTGAAAGCCGAGAAGAAAGATGCGAGTGGTCCGTACGTCTGGATCACCTATGCCGCCGTACAGTCTCTGGCTACCGCCATGGATCGTACCGGCAGCAAAGCGCCGCAGGATCTGATTAAAGATTTAAAAGCACACGGGGCTAACACCGTGATTGGGCCGCTGAACTGGGATGAGAAAGGCGATCTGAAGGGATTTGAGTTTGGTGTCTTTAAGTGGCACGCCGACGGTTCATCCTCGGCCGCCAAATAA
- a CDS encoding branched-chain amino acid ABC transporter substrate-binding protein, whose product MNMKGKALLAGCIALAFGTAQADIKVAVVGAMSGPVAQYGDQEFTGAEQAVADINAKGGIKGEKLQIVKYDDACDPKQAVAIANKVVNDGIKYVIGHLCSSSTQPASDIYEDEGILMITPAATAPELTSRGYKMVMRTTGLDSDQGPTAAKYIVEKVKPKRIAIVHDKQQYGEGLARSVQDNLKKANANVVFFDGITAGEKDFSTLVARLKKENIDFVYYGGYHPEMGQILRQSRAAGLKTQFMGPEGVANVSLSNIAGESAEGLLVTKPKNYDQVPANKPIVDAIKAKKQDPSGAFVWTTYAALQTLQAGLNQSAEPADIATWLKANSVETVMGPLSWDEKGDLKGFEFGVFDWHANGTATDAK is encoded by the coding sequence ATGAATATGAAGGGTAAAGCCTTACTGGCAGGATGTATCGCGTTGGCTTTCGGCACCGCTCAGGCTGATATCAAAGTGGCCGTTGTCGGCGCAATGTCCGGTCCGGTAGCCCAGTACGGCGACCAGGAATTCACTGGTGCAGAGCAGGCAGTTGCCGACATTAATGCCAAGGGCGGCATCAAAGGCGAAAAACTGCAGATCGTAAAATATGATGATGCCTGCGACCCGAAACAAGCGGTTGCGATTGCCAACAAAGTGGTGAATGACGGCATCAAATACGTTATCGGCCACCTCTGCTCCTCTTCCACGCAGCCCGCGTCTGACATCTACGAAGACGAAGGCATTCTGATGATCACCCCAGCGGCTACCGCGCCGGAGCTGACCTCCCGTGGCTATAAGATGGTCATGCGTACCACCGGGCTGGACTCTGACCAGGGCCCAACCGCAGCGAAATATATCGTTGAGAAAGTGAAGCCGAAGCGTATCGCCATTGTCCATGACAAGCAGCAGTACGGTGAAGGCCTGGCGCGTTCCGTGCAGGACAACCTGAAAAAAGCGAACGCTAACGTGGTCTTCTTCGACGGTATCACTGCCGGTGAGAAAGATTTCTCTACTCTGGTGGCGCGCCTGAAGAAAGAGAACATCGATTTCGTTTACTACGGGGGTTATCACCCGGAGATGGGCCAGATCCTGCGTCAGTCTCGCGCTGCCGGTCTGAAAACGCAGTTCATGGGTCCGGAAGGGGTGGCGAACGTCTCCCTGTCTAACATCGCCGGTGAATCTGCTGAAGGCCTGCTGGTGACCAAGCCGAAGAACTACGACCAGGTTCCTGCCAACAAACCGATCGTAGACGCCATCAAGGCGAAGAAACAGGATCCAAGCGGTGCCTTCGTCTGGACCACCTACGCGGCGCTGCAAACCCTGCAGGCGGGCCTGAATCAGTCCGCTGAACCGGCTGACATCGCTACCTGGCTGAAAGCGAACTCCGTTGAAACCGTAATGGGGCCGCTCTCCTGGGATGAGAAAGGCGACCTGAAAGGCTTTGAATTCGGCGTGTTTGACTGGCATGCCAACGGTACGGCGACCGACGCCAAATAA
- a CDS encoding PTS transporter subunit EIIC, whose amino-acid sequence MTVLDTIAGFSQKLAGQVHLRSLRDSFIIAIPFLVLAGLFIMVNYVFLDTNGFMRHVLSADTMVQWRGIGERALNGTMNILSIMLAVLVAYSLASKRKFESPIIAAMVSLACFFVLMPVTASVTAATGETVSVTGVVPYAQTNAGGVFLAILCAFLSTSIFLKISGSPALRISLGEEVPPMVQQSFNALSAIMITVAFFSVATFAITSLTHTELFALIQTLVQKPLVHLTTSLPGFITLTTLTNLLFSLGIHPSGIINPVLEPPLLVAMQENMAAFAAGLPPPHIIVLPFRDLYGHMGGTGSTLALLLAILLRSRMSSHKKFARTVIAPGVFNINEPVIFGLPVILNPLMMIPFIFYPQINFIIAYYATAWGWVSHIVAYVPWSVPPLLSGWLGSGGDLRNVVLQIILIGVGVVIYLPFLLAYERSISAKKAQQVIETIATTPPADPQPEPAIAQPLREGEAHPLDNKTIVLVCNEGMSTSLVAKKMRQYAESIHCTASISATHIGNLEETVQKADLILLSPQLTYMESNVRETAGDRCLVARVNPQHFSNMDGQALIEHAVTLLK is encoded by the coding sequence ATGACGGTTTTAGATACGATAGCCGGTTTTTCGCAAAAACTGGCTGGCCAGGTGCATCTGCGCAGCCTGCGCGACAGCTTTATTATCGCTATCCCGTTTTTAGTGTTGGCCGGGCTTTTTATTATGGTCAACTACGTCTTTCTTGATACCAACGGCTTTATGCGTCACGTGCTCTCTGCCGACACCATGGTGCAGTGGCGGGGGATCGGCGAGCGGGCGCTGAACGGCACCATGAACATTTTGTCCATTATGCTGGCGGTGCTGGTGGCCTATTCGCTGGCCAGCAAGCGTAAGTTCGAAAGCCCGATCATTGCCGCGATGGTTTCGCTGGCCTGCTTTTTTGTGCTGATGCCGGTCACCGCCTCCGTTACCGCTGCCACCGGCGAGACGGTGAGTGTGACGGGCGTGGTGCCCTACGCGCAGACCAACGCGGGTGGGGTATTTCTGGCGATTCTGTGCGCCTTTCTCTCTACCAGCATTTTTCTGAAGATCTCCGGCTCCCCGGCGCTGCGGATCTCGCTGGGAGAGGAGGTGCCTCCTATGGTGCAGCAGTCGTTTAACGCCCTGTCTGCCATCATGATCACCGTGGCTTTCTTCTCCGTCGCCACCTTTGCCATTACCAGCCTGACGCATACCGAGCTGTTTGCGCTGATCCAGACCCTGGTGCAAAAGCCGCTGGTCCATCTGACCACCAGCCTGCCGGGCTTTATTACCTTAACCACCCTGACGAACTTGCTGTTTTCGCTGGGTATTCATCCCTCAGGTATTATCAACCCGGTACTGGAGCCGCCGCTGCTGGTCGCCATGCAGGAGAACATGGCCGCCTTCGCCGCTGGCCTGCCGCCGCCGCACATTATCGTGCTGCCGTTTCGCGACCTGTATGGTCACATGGGCGGAACGGGTTCAACGCTGGCGCTGTTGCTGGCGATCCTGCTGCGCAGCCGCATGAGCAGCCATAAAAAGTTCGCCAGAACGGTGATTGCCCCTGGGGTGTTTAATATCAACGAGCCGGTGATTTTTGGCCTACCGGTGATCCTCAACCCGCTGATGATGATCCCGTTTATTTTCTACCCGCAGATAAACTTTATCATCGCCTATTACGCCACCGCCTGGGGCTGGGTATCGCATATTGTCGCCTACGTGCCCTGGTCGGTACCGCCTTTGCTTTCCGGCTGGCTGGGATCGGGGGGCGATCTGCGCAACGTGGTGCTGCAAATTATCCTGATTGGGGTTGGGGTCGTGATTTACCTTCCCTTCCTGCTGGCCTATGAGCGCTCAATCAGCGCGAAAAAAGCGCAGCAGGTCATCGAGACCATCGCCACGACGCCGCCAGCAGATCCTCAGCCAGAACCGGCAATCGCGCAGCCGCTGCGCGAGGGCGAGGCCCACCCGCTGGACAATAAAACCATCGTGCTGGTGTGTAACGAGGGCATGTCCACCTCGCTGGTGGCAAAAAAGATGCGGCAATATGCAGAGAGCATCCACTGTACCGCGTCGATTAGCGCCACCCATATCGGCAACCTCGAAGAAACCGTGCAAAAAGCTGACCTGATACTCCTCTCGCCGCAGCTTACCTATATGGAAAGCAACGTTCGGGAAACGGCAGGAGATCGCTGCCTCGTGGCGCGGGTTAACCCGCAGCATTTTTCAAATATGGATGGTCAGGCGCTCATTGAGCATGCCGTCACGTTGTTAAAATAA
- the livH gene encoding high-affinity branched-chain amino acid ABC transporter permease LivH, giving the protein MSEQFLYFLQQMFNGVTLGSTYALIAIGYTMVYGIIGMINFAHGEVYMIGSYVSFMIIAALMMMGIDSSWLLVAAGFVGAIVIASAYGWSIERVAYRPVRSSKRLIALISAIGMSIFLQNYVSLTEGSRDVALPSLFNGQWIVGASENFSASITTMQLVIWVVTFIAMLALTLFIRYSRMGRACRACAEDLKMASLLGINTDRVIALTFVIGAAMAAVAGVLLGQFYGVINPYIGFMAGMKAFTAAVLGGIGSIPGAMIGGLILGVAEALSSAYLSTEYKDVVSFALLILVLLVMPTGILGRPEVEKV; this is encoded by the coding sequence ATGTCCGAGCAGTTTCTCTATTTTCTGCAGCAGATGTTTAACGGCGTCACGCTGGGAAGCACCTATGCACTGATCGCCATCGGTTACACGATGGTGTACGGCATTATCGGCATGATCAACTTCGCCCACGGCGAGGTCTATATGATCGGCAGCTATGTCTCCTTTATGATTATCGCCGCGCTGATGATGATGGGCATCGACAGTAGCTGGCTGCTGGTGGCCGCCGGATTTGTCGGGGCGATTGTCATTGCCAGCGCCTACGGCTGGAGTATCGAACGGGTGGCCTACCGCCCGGTGCGTAGCTCCAAGCGTCTGATTGCGCTGATCTCCGCGATTGGTATGTCCATCTTCCTGCAAAACTACGTCAGCCTCACCGAAGGGTCGCGCGACGTGGCGCTGCCAAGCCTGTTTAACGGCCAGTGGATTGTCGGTGCCAGCGAGAACTTCTCCGCCTCCATCACCACCATGCAGCTGGTGATTTGGGTTGTGACCTTTATTGCGATGCTGGCCCTGACGCTGTTTATCCGCTACTCCCGCATGGGTCGCGCCTGCCGCGCCTGTGCAGAAGATCTGAAAATGGCGAGCCTGCTCGGTATCAACACCGACCGCGTGATTGCCCTGACCTTCGTGATTGGTGCGGCGATGGCGGCGGTTGCCGGTGTTCTGCTCGGTCAGTTCTACGGCGTGATTAACCCGTACATCGGCTTTATGGCCGGGATGAAAGCCTTCACCGCGGCGGTACTGGGCGGTATCGGCAGTATTCCGGGCGCGATGATCGGCGGCCTGATTCTGGGCGTGGCCGAAGCGCTCTCCTCGGCCTATCTGAGTACCGAATATAAAGATGTGGTGTCGTTTGCCCTGCTGATTCTGGTTCTGCTGGTCATGCCTACCGGTATTCTGGGTCGTCCGGAGGTAGAGAAAGTATGA